A genomic stretch from Flavobacterium sp. KS-LB2 includes:
- a CDS encoding thioredoxin family protein, producing the protein MKKNLYLLLLLCCAIPAGFAQLHSVSFEEIDSLQRIEKRKTIVFIQTDWCQFCHAVKNTTFKNEEIIKELNNTFYFVDFNAEEKRTVVFNKTTFQFKPRGNTSGTHELAIALGTINKQLNFPVLCVLNSENEIIFQHSGYLKPKELKLILAKLKE; encoded by the coding sequence ATGAAGAAAAATCTTTATTTATTGTTGCTTTTATGCTGTGCGATTCCAGCTGGATTTGCGCAGTTGCATTCAGTTTCATTCGAAGAAATCGACAGTTTACAACGTATCGAAAAGAGAAAAACGATAGTTTTCATTCAAACCGATTGGTGTCAATTTTGCCATGCGGTGAAAAACACCACTTTCAAAAACGAGGAAATCATCAAGGAACTCAACAACACTTTTTATTTTGTTGATTTCAATGCCGAAGAAAAGCGAACAGTAGTTTTCAATAAAACCACTTTTCAATTCAAACCCAGAGGAAATACTTCCGGAACGCATGAACTGGCCATCGCATTAGGAACAATAAATAAACAACTGAACTTTCCTGTTTTGTGTGTTTTAAACAGTGAAAACGAGATTATTTTTCAGCACAGTGGCTACTTAAAACCAAAAGAATTAAAGCTAATTTTAGCAAAACTAAAAGAATAA
- a CDS encoding lycopene cyclase family protein: MKHYDYIFTGAGLSGLMTVYKMIQSGSFTDKSILLLDENTKKTNDRTWCFWKTNDSVWEQSISKKWDSALFANENFRRDLDLQPYDYNMVKGLDFYNQVFDLLSKQENITFVNQKVLEIEESETIILVQTESESFSCSKLFNSIYNKHKAESQTKYPVLQQHFIGWFIKSEQPVFNSEQATFMDFSVKQKGNTRFMYVLPTSKTEALLEYTLFSHQHLKKEEYENEIQQYIEKLGITNYEIVEKEQGSIPMTCYPFWKANTKNVLNIGTSGGWTKASTGYTFKNSDKKSSELVAFLQRETDFTKFHRKTKFWFYDLLLLDILDRKNELGSHIFSSMFKKGNPSLIFKFLDEETSLKEDIQVILKCPKMLFIKAIFHVAFKAMK; this comes from the coding sequence ATGAAACACTACGATTATATTTTTACCGGCGCTGGATTATCGGGTTTGATGACGGTATACAAAATGATTCAATCAGGATCGTTTACGGACAAAAGTATTTTATTATTGGATGAAAACACAAAAAAAACCAACGATAGAACCTGGTGTTTTTGGAAAACCAACGATTCGGTTTGGGAACAATCAATTTCAAAGAAATGGGATTCGGCTTTGTTTGCCAATGAAAACTTTCGCAGGGATTTAGACTTGCAACCGTACGACTACAATATGGTGAAAGGACTGGATTTTTACAACCAGGTATTTGACTTGCTTTCGAAACAAGAAAACATCACATTCGTAAACCAGAAAGTGTTGGAAATCGAAGAATCCGAAACTATAATTCTGGTACAAACCGAAAGTGAATCCTTTTCGTGCTCAAAATTATTCAATAGTATTTACAACAAACACAAAGCAGAAAGTCAGACAAAATATCCAGTTTTACAACAGCATTTTATTGGTTGGTTTATCAAAAGCGAGCAGCCTGTTTTCAATTCAGAGCAAGCTACTTTCATGGATTTTTCGGTGAAACAAAAAGGAAATACGCGCTTTATGTACGTGTTACCCACATCAAAAACTGAAGCTTTACTGGAATACACCTTGTTTTCGCACCAGCATTTAAAAAAAGAAGAATACGAAAACGAAATCCAGCAATACATTGAAAAACTTGGGATAACGAATTATGAAATTGTCGAAAAAGAGCAAGGCAGCATCCCGATGACGTGTTATCCTTTTTGGAAAGCGAATACTAAAAACGTACTCAATATAGGAACTTCCGGCGGTTGGACAAAAGCGAGCACGGGCTATACTTTCAAAAATTCCGATAAAAAATCAAGTGAATTAGTAGCCTTTTTGCAAAGGGAAACTGATTTTACGAAATTTCATAGAAAGACAAAATTCTGGTTTTACGATTTGCTTCTGTTAGACATTTTAGACCGAAAAAACGAATTGGGTTCACACATCTTTTCTTCAATGTTCAAAAAAGGAAATCCAAGCTTGATTTTTAAATTTCTGGACGAAGAAACCTCGCTAAAAGAAGATATTCAGGTGATTTTAAAATGTCCAAAAATGCTATTTATAAAAGCAATTTTTCACGTGGCTTTCAAAGCAATGAAATAA
- a CDS encoding BrxA/BrxB family bacilliredoxin, whose product MYPEEMVKPMQAELTAAGFQDLHSAEAVENAMKLEGTTLVVVNSVCGCAARNARPGAKMSLDGAKKPDHLITVFAGVDKDAVDAARQHMFPFPPSSPSMALFKNGELVHMLERHHIEGRPAELIAENLKDAFNEYC is encoded by the coding sequence ATGTATCCAGAAGAAATGGTAAAACCAATGCAAGCGGAATTAACTGCTGCAGGTTTTCAAGATTTACATAGTGCTGAAGCAGTAGAAAACGCAATGAAATTAGAAGGAACAACACTTGTAGTTGTAAATTCGGTTTGTGGTTGTGCTGCTAGAAACGCACGTCCAGGAGCAAAAATGAGTTTAGATGGCGCTAAAAAACCAGACCATTTAATCACTGTTTTTGCAGGAGTTGACAAAGATGCAGTTGATGCTGCAAGACAACACATGTTCCCTTTTCCTCCATCATCGCCAAGTATGGCTTTGTTCAAAAACGGAGAATTAGTACACATGCTAGAGCGTCACCACATTGAAGGTCGCCCAGCAGAACTAATTGCTGAAAACTTGAAAGACGCTTTCAACGAGTATTGCTAA